A single Megachile rotundata isolate GNS110a chromosome 9, iyMegRotu1, whole genome shotgun sequence DNA region contains:
- the trbl gene encoding tribbles pseudokinase 2, whose protein sequence is MRVTAAVRQHPLHLQVTRTNNGKFLVSPNSSQDISQQPTSDETNSVPAVVFPSYEPLPTDHHGPTILGDRYLLLGPAEGSALYRCVDVHTGKQIVAKALTVGDKGCEALLQAHLRLEGTGAASGVAGVVEAPGGRRYLLLEGHHGDLHAYVRARRRLREPEARRLFRQAARAVATCHEYGVVLRDLKLRKFVFADEARTRLRLESLEDAVIVEGDDDKLTDRRGCPAYVAPEVLRSGRAYSGKAADIWSLGVLLYTMLVGRYPFNDAEHASLFAKISRGHFAVPEGLSPRARCLIRSLLRKEPSERPYAEDVPRHPWLSKPLRVCTVSSSSRSSCQDQIVPELPNNPQD, encoded by the exons ATGAGAGTGACAGCCGCCGTTAGGCAGCATCCTCTTCATCTGCAAGTGACTCGTACCAACAATGGAAAGTTTTTGGTCAGTCCGAACAGTAGTCAGGATATTAGTCAACAACCGACGAGCGACGAAACGAACTCGGTGCCGGCAGTTGTCTTCCCTAGTTATGAACCGTTGCCCACCGATCATCATGGACCCACCATACTTGGCGATCGGTATCTGCTTCTTGGTCCGGCCGAGGGGAGCGCTTTATACCGGTGTGTTGACGTTCACACCGGCAAACAAATCGTCGCAAAG GCGTTGACCGTGGGCGACAAAGGTTGCGAGGCACTACTACAGGCTCACCTTCGATTAGAAGGTACCGGGGCAGCAAGCGGTGTCGCGGGCGTGGTGGAAGCACCTGGAGGTCGACGCTATCTGTTACTGGAGGGTCACCACGGTGATCTGCACGCCTATGTTAGGGCACGCAGGAGGCTGCGGGAACCGGAGGCGAGGCGGCTTTTCCGGCAAGCGGCCAGGGCCGTGGCTACGTGTCACGAGTACGGGGTTGTGCTAAGAGATCTGAAACTCAGGAAGTTCGTTTTCGCTGACGAAGCAAG GACACGGCTACGTCTGGAGAGTCTGGAAGACGCCGTAATAGTAGAAGGGGATGACGACAAGTTAACCGATCGAAGAGGTTGTCCAGCGTACGTGGCGCCAGAAGTTCTGCGTTCGGGAAGAGCCTATTCCGGCAAAGCAGCCGATATCTGGTCTTTAGGCGTTCTTCTCTACACTATGCTGGTCGGTCGTTATCCATTCAACGACGCCGAGCACGCGTCGCTGTTTGCCAAGATCTCACGTGGTCACTTCGCGGTCCCAGAGGGTCTTAGCCCACGCGCAAGATGTCTGATACGTTCATTGCTGAGAAAGGAACCGTCCGAAAGACCGTATGCCGAGGACGTGCCAAGACACCCGTGGCTCTCGAAACCACTGCGGGTGTGCACAGTATCCAGCAGCAGCAGATCCTCTTGTCAGGATCAAATTGTACCAGAGCTACCTAACAATCCTCAAGACTGA